A single window of Streptomyces cathayae DNA harbors:
- a CDS encoding glutamate-cysteine ligase family protein — translation MGEKVVAGGFDLSDRQRYRDKLRRCLAGLERLLAEKRFDRPKNLVGLEIELNLTGADGMPKMLNGQVLERIASRDFQTELAMFNLEVNIAPHRLDGRVFDRLTEELRTSLAYADRKAAEVDAGIVMIGILPTLDRDDLVSSNLSEVDRYTLLNDQIVAARGEDFSLDIDGVEHLSCTSKSIAPEAACTSVQLHLQVTPARFADVWNAAQAVAAAQIAVGANSPFLFGRELWRESRPPLFQQSTDTRPPELQAQGVRPRTWFGERWVTSAFDLFEENLRYYPALLPICDDEDPLEVLDKDGTPTLAELVLHNGTVYRWNRPVYGVADGVPHLRVENRVLPAGPTVVDVVANAAFYYGLVRALAEDSRPVWTRLPFEAAAANFDAACRHGIEARLTWPRRGRYGGTAEVDAVTLVRDELLPLAEAGLDAWGIEPVDRDLYLGVIEERCRRRQNGASWQAATFHRALDGGLARDAALAATTRRYRELMLKGDPVHTWPVGLPDPVPAA, via the coding sequence ATGGGGGAGAAGGTGGTGGCAGGCGGGTTCGACCTGTCCGATCGCCAGCGCTACCGCGACAAGCTCCGCAGGTGCCTGGCGGGCTTGGAGCGACTCCTGGCGGAGAAGCGGTTCGACCGCCCCAAGAACCTTGTGGGGCTGGAGATCGAATTGAATCTCACGGGCGCCGACGGCATGCCGAAAATGTTGAATGGACAAGTCCTCGAACGGATCGCGAGCCGGGACTTCCAGACAGAACTCGCCATGTTCAACCTGGAAGTCAACATAGCTCCACACCGTTTGGACGGGCGGGTATTCGACCGGCTCACCGAGGAACTGCGCACCTCACTCGCGTACGCCGACCGGAAAGCCGCCGAGGTGGACGCCGGGATCGTGATGATCGGTATTCTGCCGACGCTGGACCGCGACGACCTCGTCTCCTCGAATCTCTCCGAAGTCGACCGCTACACCCTGCTCAACGACCAGATCGTGGCCGCCCGTGGAGAGGACTTCAGCCTCGACATCGACGGGGTGGAACACCTCAGCTGCACCTCCAAGTCCATCGCGCCCGAGGCCGCCTGCACCTCGGTGCAACTGCACCTCCAGGTCACTCCGGCCCGCTTCGCCGACGTGTGGAACGCGGCCCAGGCGGTCGCCGCCGCCCAGATCGCCGTCGGCGCCAACTCGCCCTTCCTGTTCGGCCGCGAACTGTGGCGCGAGTCCCGGCCGCCGCTGTTCCAGCAGTCCACCGACACCCGGCCGCCCGAACTGCAGGCACAGGGCGTACGGCCGCGCACCTGGTTCGGGGAGCGCTGGGTCACCTCGGCGTTCGACCTCTTCGAGGAGAATCTGCGCTACTACCCGGCCCTCCTGCCCATCTGCGACGACGAGGACCCGCTCGAGGTGCTGGACAAGGACGGCACCCCCACGCTCGCCGAACTCGTCCTGCACAACGGCACCGTCTACCGCTGGAACCGCCCGGTCTACGGCGTCGCCGACGGCGTCCCCCACCTGCGGGTGGAGAACCGGGTCCTGCCCGCCGGGCCCACCGTCGTCGACGTCGTCGCCAACGCGGCGTTCTACTACGGTCTGGTCCGCGCCCTCGCGGAGGACAGCCGCCCGGTGTGGACCCGGCTGCCCTTCGAGGCCGCCGCCGCCAACTTCGACGCCGCCTGCAGGCACGGCATCGAAGCCCGCCTGACCTGGCCCCGGCGCGGGCGCTACGGCGGTACGGCCGAGGTGGACGCGGTCACCCTCGTACGCGACGAGCTGCTGCCGCTGGCCGAGGCGGGACTGGACGCGTGGGGCATCGAGCCGGTGGACCGGGACCTGTACCTGGGCGTGATCGAGGAGCGCTGCCGGCGCCGGCAGAACGGCGCGAGCTGGCAGGCCGCGACCTTCCACCGGGCCCTGGACGGCGGCCTGGCCCGGGATGCGGCGCTGGCCGCCACCACCCGGCGCTACCGCGAGCTGATGCTGAAGGGCGATCCGGTCCACACCTGGCCCGTCGGCCTCCCGGACCCGGTACCCGCGGCCTGA
- a CDS encoding CPBP family intramembrane glutamic endopeptidase translates to MQAEAGPRADEYPQRRLTRTMLRNETLLVLAVSLGASGVSALISFIGSVTRPGGLKDQAATLNASAAPGRPWLDLAWQLFGITTALVPVALVAHFLLREGAGLRVLGFDRTRPWSDLGRGAAVAAVIGSSGIAFYLAARELGFNLTVVPEALPEVWWKFPVLILAALQNSILEEVIVLAYLLRRLEQLGWTPGAATAASAVLRGSYHLYQGIGGFIGNMVMGVVFVFLYRRWGRVGPLVVAHTLLDIGAFVGYALLAGKVGWLPTA, encoded by the coding sequence GTGCAGGCGGAGGCGGGCCCGCGGGCCGATGAGTATCCTCAGCGGCGGCTCACGCGGACGATGCTCCGCAACGAGACGCTGCTCGTGCTCGCGGTGTCGCTCGGGGCGAGCGGAGTGTCCGCGCTGATCAGCTTCATCGGCTCGGTCACCCGGCCGGGCGGCCTGAAGGACCAGGCGGCCACCCTCAACGCCTCGGCGGCACCGGGCCGTCCCTGGCTCGACCTGGCCTGGCAGCTCTTCGGGATCACCACCGCGCTCGTTCCCGTCGCGCTCGTCGCGCACTTCCTGCTGCGCGAAGGCGCGGGACTGCGCGTGCTCGGGTTCGACCGCACCCGGCCCTGGTCCGACCTCGGCCGCGGGGCGGCGGTCGCGGCGGTCATCGGCAGCAGCGGCATCGCCTTCTACCTGGCCGCGCGCGAGCTCGGCTTCAACCTCACCGTGGTGCCCGAGGCGCTGCCCGAGGTGTGGTGGAAGTTCCCCGTGCTGATCCTCGCGGCACTGCAGAACTCGATCCTCGAGGAGGTCATCGTCCTCGCGTACCTGCTGCGCCGGCTCGAGCAGCTGGGCTGGACACCGGGCGCCGCGACGGCGGCGAGTGCGGTGCTGCGCGGTTCGTACCACCTCTACCAGGGCATCGGCGGTTTCATCGGCAACATGGTCATGGGTGTGGTGTTCGTGTTCCTCTACCGCCGCTGGGGCCGGGTGGGTCCCCTGGTGGTCGCGCACACGCTGCTCGACATCGGTGCGTTCGTGGGGTACGCGCTGCTCGCGGGCAAGGTGGGCTGGCTGCCCACGGCCTGA
- a CDS encoding PhzF family phenazine biosynthesis protein has product MRIRIVDAFTDRPFSGNPAGVLLLDTEAFPDDTWLQNVALEVNHAETAFAHPLPAGGTADWALRWFTPATEVAMCGHATLATAHVLHTTGAHEGPVRFATLSGVLVATPAEDGSVTLDFPTAPLTRLDVPAGIADALGTEPLTAFDTGPNVGDLLVEVADERTVHALRPDLKALGAHSERGVIATARAADPSGDYDFVSRCFFPNVGIDEDPVTGSAHTALAPYWSERLGRPGLTGLQASPRSGRVRTELCGERTLLGGRAVTVIEGELLA; this is encoded by the coding sequence ATGCGCATTCGAATCGTCGACGCCTTCACCGACCGGCCCTTCTCCGGCAATCCCGCCGGAGTCCTGCTCCTGGACACGGAGGCGTTCCCGGACGACACCTGGCTCCAGAACGTCGCCCTGGAGGTCAACCACGCCGAAACCGCCTTCGCGCACCCGCTGCCCGCGGGCGGCACGGCCGACTGGGCGCTGCGCTGGTTCACCCCCGCCACCGAGGTCGCGATGTGCGGCCACGCGACCCTGGCCACCGCGCACGTCCTGCACACCACCGGCGCCCACGAGGGCCCCGTCCGGTTCGCCACCCTCAGTGGTGTCCTCGTCGCGACGCCGGCCGAGGACGGCTCCGTGACCCTCGACTTCCCCACGGCGCCGCTCACCCGGCTCGACGTCCCCGCGGGGATCGCCGACGCGCTGGGCACCGAACCGCTCACGGCCTTCGACACCGGCCCGAACGTCGGAGACCTGCTGGTCGAGGTCGCCGACGAGCGGACCGTCCACGCCCTGCGGCCCGATCTGAAGGCCCTCGGCGCCCACTCCGAGCGCGGCGTCATCGCCACCGCCCGCGCAGCGGATCCGTCCGGGGACTACGACTTCGTCTCCCGCTGCTTCTTCCCGAACGTCGGCATCGACGAGGACCCCGTCACCGGCAGCGCCCACACCGCACTGGCCCCCTACTGGTCCGAGCGTCTCGGACGCCCCGGCCTCACCGGCCTCCAGGCATCACCCCGCTCCGGCCGCGTCCGTACGGAGCTGTGCGGCGAGCGCACCCTGCTGGGCGGACGGGCGGTGACGGTCATCGAGGGCGAGCTCCTGGCCTGA
- a CDS encoding PadR family transcriptional regulator: MRTHGGERGQGGPRGGRGDFERLRAAFGPFGPPGSGGHGGPGFGPGFGHGPWSGGRGRGGPRGRARRGDVRASILALLKERPMHGYEMIQEIAERSGGAWKPSPGSVYPNLQLLEDEGLIVSESEGGKKLFALTDTGRTAADEGPEAPWEEASRGVDWEALGEIRQAGFGLMEAFGQVWKTGSKEQREKALIVINEARKKLYLILADDD, translated from the coding sequence ATGCGTACCCATGGTGGCGAGCGCGGCCAGGGCGGCCCGCGGGGCGGCCGGGGCGACTTCGAGCGGCTGCGCGCCGCGTTCGGGCCCTTCGGCCCCCCGGGGTCCGGTGGTCACGGCGGCCCCGGCTTCGGCCCGGGTTTCGGACACGGCCCCTGGAGCGGTGGCCGAGGGCGTGGCGGGCCGAGGGGAAGGGCGCGGCGCGGTGACGTGCGCGCCTCGATCCTCGCCCTGCTGAAGGAACGCCCGATGCACGGCTACGAGATGATCCAGGAGATCGCCGAGCGCAGCGGCGGGGCGTGGAAGCCCAGTCCCGGCTCGGTGTACCCCAACCTGCAGCTGCTGGAGGACGAAGGGCTGATCGTCAGCGAGTCCGAGGGCGGCAAGAAGCTGTTCGCACTCACCGACACCGGTCGCACGGCGGCCGACGAAGGCCCCGAGGCGCCGTGGGAAGAGGCCTCGCGCGGGGTCGACTGGGAGGCGCTGGGCGAGATCCGGCAGGCCGGGTTCGGTCTGATGGAGGCCTTCGGGCAGGTCTGGAAGACCGGCAGCAAGGAGCAGCGGGAGAAGGCGCTCATCGTCATCAACGAAGCCCGCAAGAAGCTGTACCTGATCCTCGCCGACGACGACTGA
- a CDS encoding Clp protease N-terminal domain-containing protein, with protein sequence MPSRIPRQSAHEAQKQGARHADHHAGLGAELAAVVTGARRRALRDADRQIDTAHLLHSLLESDAEVRAVFGEGPRTARLLGYLVQRSIGYGLRWQSAVEDSGAVPVVAEAAGFSPLAAAGMTYARERAVHRGGVPGGADLLAAIIVDPQARAVEVLERAGIDSRALLARLETWTGDPAP encoded by the coding sequence GTGCCATCCCGTATCCCCCGGCAGTCGGCCCACGAGGCCCAGAAGCAGGGCGCTCGCCACGCGGACCACCACGCCGGGCTCGGCGCGGAGCTGGCGGCTGTGGTCACCGGTGCCCGCCGCAGGGCGCTCAGGGACGCGGACCGGCAGATCGACACCGCCCATCTGCTGCACTCGCTGCTGGAGTCCGATGCCGAGGTGCGCGCGGTCTTCGGCGAGGGCCCGCGGACCGCCCGGCTGCTCGGCTATCTGGTCCAGCGCAGCATCGGCTACGGCCTGCGCTGGCAGAGCGCCGTCGAGGACTCCGGTGCGGTCCCGGTGGTGGCGGAGGCCGCCGGTTTCTCGCCGCTCGCCGCGGCCGGCATGACGTACGCCCGTGAACGCGCGGTACACCGGGGAGGGGTGCCGGGGGGTGCGGACCTGCTCGCGGCGATCATCGTGGACCCGCAGGCCCGTGCCGTCGAGGTGCTCGAGCGCGCCGGGATCGACTCCCGCGCCCTGCTCGCCCGGCTCGAGACGTGGACCGGCGACCCGGCTCCCTGA
- a CDS encoding EamA family transporter, translating to MPVSTSVSTRNTRGTRGKGLGLGLALLSAVAFGGSGVAAKPLIEAGLDPLHVVWLRVTGAALVLLPLAVRHRGLLRSHPALLAGFGLFAVAGVQACYFAAISRIPVGVALLVEYLAPALVLGWVRFVQRRPVTRAAAVGVVLAVGGLACVVEVWSGLGFDALGLALALGAACCQVGYFVLSDQGSDQGDRAPDPLGVIAYGLLVGAAVLTLVARPWSMDWSVLGGDASMDGTPVAAFVLLAWIVLVATVVAYGTGVLSVRRLSPQVAGVVACLEAVIATVLAWVLLGEHLSAPQLVGGAVVLAGAFIAQSSAPARKSEEPVASGEPERELSTPGTAA from the coding sequence GTGCCGGTGTCCACCTCTGTCAGCACCCGGAACACCCGGGGCACCCGTGGGAAAGGCCTGGGACTCGGCCTCGCGCTGTTGTCCGCGGTGGCCTTCGGTGGATCCGGTGTCGCCGCCAAGCCGCTGATCGAGGCGGGACTGGACCCGCTGCACGTCGTCTGGCTGCGGGTGACGGGCGCGGCCCTGGTCCTGCTGCCGCTGGCGGTACGCCACCGGGGGCTGCTGCGCAGCCATCCGGCGCTGCTCGCGGGGTTCGGGCTGTTCGCCGTCGCCGGTGTCCAGGCCTGCTACTTCGCGGCCATCTCCCGCATCCCCGTCGGCGTCGCCCTGCTCGTCGAGTATCTGGCGCCCGCGCTCGTCCTCGGCTGGGTGCGGTTCGTCCAGCGGCGGCCGGTGACCCGGGCGGCGGCGGTCGGTGTGGTTCTGGCGGTGGGCGGACTGGCCTGCGTCGTGGAGGTGTGGTCGGGCCTCGGTTTCGACGCCCTCGGACTGGCGCTCGCGCTCGGCGCCGCCTGCTGTCAGGTCGGGTACTTCGTCCTGTCCGACCAGGGCAGCGACCAGGGCGACCGGGCGCCGGACCCGCTCGGGGTGATCGCCTACGGTCTGCTCGTCGGCGCCGCCGTACTCACCCTCGTCGCCCGTCCGTGGTCCATGGACTGGTCGGTGCTCGGCGGCGACGCGAGCATGGACGGCACCCCGGTCGCGGCCTTCGTGCTGCTGGCCTGGATCGTCCTCGTCGCCACGGTCGTCGCGTACGGCACCGGAGTGCTCTCGGTGCGGCGGCTCTCGCCGCAGGTCGCGGGGGTGGTGGCCTGCCTCGAAGCGGTCATCGCCACCGTGCTGGCCTGGGTGCTCCTCGGCGAACACCTGTCGGCACCGCAGCTCGTGGGCGGTGCGGTGGTGCTGGCGGGCGCGTTCATCGCCCAGTCCTCCGCGCCGGCCAGGAAATCCGAGGAGCCGGTGGCGAGCGGAGAGCCCGAAAGGGAGTTGTCCACGCCCGGAACTGCCGCCTAA
- a CDS encoding DMT family transporter: protein MSNAVSGLPVGRGLLYLIVAGVAWGTAGAAASLVYRASDMGPVALSFWRCAAGLVLLLGARALLPRTRTVPEPLGRRVWRAVATGVALGVFQTAYFAAVAATGLAVATVVTLGAGPVLMALGARLLLAERLGRGGGAAVAGALAGLAVLVLGGGEAVVDLRGVLLALLAAAGYSAMTLLTRWWGRDGGLDASGTTVGAFAVTSVLLLPFAAVEGLVPHTDAPGLLLCLVVYVAAVPTALAYGLYFAGAAVVRSATVSVIMLLEPVSAAVLAVALLGERLTSATLLGTLLMLGAVAGLAVGEARLARARRTEGEAVPA from the coding sequence GTGTCGAACGCCGTATCCGGCCTGCCCGTCGGGCGAGGCCTGCTCTATCTGATCGTCGCCGGTGTCGCCTGGGGCACCGCCGGCGCTGCCGCGTCGCTGGTCTACCGGGCCAGTGACATGGGCCCGGTCGCCCTCTCCTTCTGGCGCTGTGCGGCCGGACTCGTCCTGCTGCTCGGGGCCCGGGCGCTGCTCCCGCGCACCCGGACCGTGCCTGAGCCCCTGGGCCGCAGGGTGTGGCGGGCCGTGGCCACCGGGGTCGCGCTCGGCGTGTTCCAGACGGCCTACTTCGCCGCCGTCGCCGCCACCGGGCTCGCCGTGGCCACCGTCGTCACCCTCGGCGCGGGACCCGTTCTGATGGCGCTCGGCGCACGGCTGCTCCTGGCGGAGCGGCTCGGCCGGGGCGGAGGCGCCGCCGTCGCCGGGGCGCTCGCCGGGCTGGCCGTCCTCGTCCTCGGCGGCGGGGAGGCGGTCGTGGACCTGCGGGGCGTACTGCTCGCGCTACTGGCCGCGGCGGGCTACTCGGCGATGACGCTGCTCACCCGCTGGTGGGGACGGGACGGCGGGCTGGACGCCTCCGGCACGACGGTCGGGGCGTTCGCCGTCACGAGTGTGCTGCTGCTGCCGTTCGCCGCGGTCGAAGGGCTGGTCCCGCACACGGACGCCCCCGGTCTGCTGCTGTGCCTGGTGGTGTACGTCGCAGCGGTTCCGACCGCTCTCGCCTACGGCCTGTACTTCGCGGGCGCGGCCGTCGTACGGTCGGCCACCGTGTCCGTGATCATGCTGCTGGAGCCGGTGAGCGCGGCGGTGCTCGCGGTCGCCCTGCTCGGGGAGCGGCTCACCTCGGCCACGCTGCTCGGCACCCTGCTGATGCTGGGCGCGGTCGCGGGGCTCGCGGTGGGCGAGGCACGGCTCGCGCGGGCCCGCAGGACGGAGGGCGAGGCGGTCCCCGCGTGA
- a CDS encoding pyridoxamine 5'-phosphate oxidase family protein translates to MQGTRPPQQQPATSYPPTERTVPTRSPHRAAYDRELVHALLDEGYVCHLGFVRDGAPVVLPTLYARVGERLYVHGSTGSRPLRAAGGAESGLPVCLTVTHVDGLVLARSAFHHSLNYRSVMVHGLAHDVTDPEEKRQSLDALVDQVVPGRAADSRPADKKELAATAVIRLDLTEVSAKLRTGGVNDEPEDLALPHWAGVVPLSRGYGTPLADPALAPGTKLPEYLAAL, encoded by the coding sequence ATGCAGGGGACCCGGCCGCCGCAGCAGCAGCCCGCCACCAGCTACCCGCCCACCGAGCGCACCGTCCCCACCCGCTCCCCCCATCGCGCCGCGTACGACAGGGAGCTGGTGCACGCGCTACTCGACGAGGGGTACGTCTGCCACCTCGGTTTCGTCCGCGACGGCGCACCGGTGGTGCTGCCCACGCTGTATGCCCGGGTCGGCGAGCGCCTCTACGTGCACGGTTCGACGGGCTCGCGTCCGTTGCGCGCGGCGGGCGGGGCCGAGTCCGGCCTCCCGGTCTGTCTGACCGTCACCCATGTGGACGGGCTGGTGCTGGCCCGCTCCGCCTTCCACCACTCGCTCAACTACCGCTCCGTGATGGTGCACGGCCTCGCGCACGACGTGACCGATCCCGAGGAGAAGCGGCAGTCGCTGGACGCCCTGGTCGATCAGGTCGTCCCCGGCCGCGCCGCCGATTCCCGCCCGGCCGACAAGAAGGAGCTGGCCGCCACCGCGGTGATCCGTCTCGACCTGACCGAGGTCTCCGCCAAGCTCCGCACCGGCGGCGTCAACGACGAACCGGAGGACCTCGCTCTCCCCCACTGGGCGGGCGTCGTCCCCCTGAGCCGCGGCTACGGCACCCCGCTCGCCGACCCCGCTCTGGCTCCCGGCACAAAGCTGCCGGAGTATCTGGCGGCCCTGTGA
- a CDS encoding aminotransferase class I/II-fold pyridoxal phosphate-dependent enzyme — protein sequence MLGEYRISGRRAAEISASIERAVGEGDLRPGELLPPMRELAERLGVNANTVASAYRTLRERGVIETAGRRGSRVRPKPATTARDFVRVEVPPGVRDVSDGNPDPALLPPLAGAFAAAAGQGDREPVLYGHAPVEPGLVRHARAGLDADGVPDGPVAVASGALDAVERVLAAHLKQGDAVAVEDPGWGSVLDLVPALGLRTVPVGVDDEGPLPEDVRRALTGGARALIVTDRAQNPTGAALSATRARALRAVLADHPETLLIEDDHGHHIVDLPLHPLAGPTRSWAFVRSAGKAYGPDLRLAVLTGDAVTLDRVRGRQRLGPGWVSRTVQRAVLRLWTDSAVDPGAVAAEYGRRRDALIGALARQGVTAHGRSGMNVWVPVPDETGAVARLLHAGWAVAPGARFRTSAPPGIRITVSTLTKDEIGPLSKAVTAAIGPDAPESRTYV from the coding sequence GTGCTAGGAGAGTATCGGATCAGTGGGCGGCGTGCAGCGGAAATTTCGGCGAGCATCGAGCGCGCGGTGGGTGAAGGGGATCTCAGACCGGGCGAACTTCTGCCCCCCATGAGGGAGTTGGCGGAACGGCTCGGGGTGAACGCCAATACCGTCGCGTCCGCGTACCGGACCCTGCGCGAGCGCGGGGTGATCGAGACGGCGGGCCGACGGGGGAGCCGGGTGCGGCCCAAACCGGCCACGACGGCGCGCGACTTCGTCCGGGTGGAGGTCCCGCCGGGCGTACGGGACGTGTCCGACGGCAACCCGGATCCCGCGCTGCTGCCCCCGCTGGCCGGGGCGTTCGCGGCCGCGGCCGGGCAGGGGGACCGGGAGCCGGTGCTCTACGGGCACGCTCCCGTGGAGCCCGGACTGGTGCGGCACGCACGCGCCGGGCTGGACGCCGACGGCGTTCCCGACGGCCCCGTCGCCGTCGCCTCCGGCGCCCTGGACGCCGTGGAGCGGGTGCTCGCGGCCCACCTCAAGCAGGGGGACGCGGTCGCCGTGGAGGACCCGGGATGGGGAAGCGTGCTGGACCTCGTCCCGGCGCTCGGGCTGCGGACCGTCCCGGTCGGTGTCGACGACGAGGGGCCGCTCCCCGAGGACGTACGGCGTGCGCTGACGGGCGGGGCGCGTGCGCTGATCGTGACGGACCGGGCGCAGAACCCGACCGGGGCCGCACTGAGCGCAACGCGCGCGCGTGCCCTGCGGGCGGTGCTCGCGGACCATCCGGAGACACTGCTGATCGAGGACGATCACGGGCACCACATCGTCGACCTGCCCCTGCACCCCCTCGCCGGCCCCACCCGGAGCTGGGCCTTCGTGCGTTCGGCGGGCAAGGCGTACGGCCCCGACCTACGGCTCGCCGTGCTCACCGGGGACGCGGTCACCCTCGACCGGGTGCGCGGACGGCAGCGGCTCGGGCCGGGCTGGGTCAGCCGCACCGTCCAACGTGCGGTGCTCCGGCTGTGGACCGACTCAGCGGTGGATCCGGGCGCGGTGGCGGCGGAGTACGGGCGGCGCCGGGACGCCCTGATCGGGGCGTTGGCCCGGCAGGGCGTCACGGCGCACGGGCGCAGCGGTATGAACGTGTGGGTGCCGGTGCCGGACGAGACCGGCGCCGTCGCACGGCTGCTGCACGCGGGCTGGGCGGTGGCCCCCGGCGCCCGCTTCCGGACGAGCGCACCGCCGGGCATCCGCATCACCGTGTCGACGCTCACGAAGGACGAGATCGGCCCCCTGAGCAAGGCGGTCACCGCGGCGATCGGACCGGACGCACCGGAGTCCAGGACGTACGTGTAG
- a CDS encoding pyridoxamine 5'-phosphate oxidase family protein codes for MTATQRRGRKIMMTPGELDDFLTVQRTCRVATVSADGAPHVSTLWFAWDGISLWLYSVVRSKRWTDLRRDPRVAIVVDTGEEYDELRGAELSGRMEFVGEIPRTGELRAELDVPETLFARKNFGLDEMPHDGRHAWLRLTPEKVVSWDFRKLGARP; via the coding sequence ATGACCGCCACGCAGCGCCGGGGCCGGAAGATCATGATGACGCCGGGCGAGCTGGACGACTTCCTCACCGTTCAGCGCACCTGCCGGGTCGCCACGGTGTCGGCCGACGGCGCGCCGCATGTGAGCACGCTCTGGTTCGCCTGGGACGGCATCTCGCTGTGGCTGTACTCCGTGGTGCGCTCCAAGCGCTGGACCGACCTGCGCCGGGACCCGCGGGTGGCGATCGTGGTGGACACCGGCGAGGAGTACGACGAACTGCGCGGTGCGGAGCTGTCCGGGCGGATGGAGTTCGTGGGCGAGATACCGCGCACCGGCGAACTCCGCGCCGAACTCGACGTCCCCGAGACCCTGTTCGCGCGCAAGAACTTCGGCCTGGACGAGATGCCGCACGACGGCCGGCACGCCTGGCTGCGGCTGACCCCGGAGAAGGTCGTCTCCTGGGACTTCCGCAAACTGGGCGCTCGCCCGTAG
- a CDS encoding Rieske (2Fe-2S) protein, with protein sequence MTSASHQLASGPARRTVVAAAGAAGLAAALTACGGSDDAAGSSAGPGAASGPQDNNDASSGGSGGGDNAAGAELAAVADIPEGGGKIFADSKVVVTQPTAGEFKAFSATCTHRGCAVKSVADGVINCPCHNSNFSITDGSVQGGPATAPLPPVEITVDGDSIRLA encoded by the coding sequence ATGACCAGCGCATCTCATCAGCTCGCATCGGGACCTGCCCGTCGTACCGTCGTGGCGGCGGCCGGAGCGGCGGGCCTCGCCGCCGCGCTGACCGCCTGCGGAGGCTCCGACGACGCCGCCGGCTCGTCCGCGGGCCCCGGCGCGGCCAGCGGCCCGCAGGACAACAATGACGCGAGCAGCGGAGGTTCGGGAGGCGGCGACAACGCGGCCGGGGCCGAGCTCGCCGCGGTCGCCGACATCCCCGAGGGGGGCGGCAAGATCTTCGCCGACAGCAAGGTGGTGGTGACCCAGCCGACGGCGGGCGAGTTCAAGGCGTTCTCGGCGACCTGCACCCACCGGGGGTGTGCGGTGAAGAGCGTCGCCGACGGAGTCATCAACTGCCCTTGCCACAACAGTAATTTCTCGATCACCGACGGCAGTGTGCAGGGCGGCCCGGCGACCGCGCCGCTGCCGCCCGTGGAGATCACCGTCGACGGGGATTCGATCAGGCTCGCCTGA
- a CDS encoding Chromate resistance protein ChrB, with product MLFTAARSEEWKEFLADCGKFEAELEKEIRIGKFTLAELEEEEQSLERLRRWHRDLTARDVFGAPEAAKAGKRLKECAAACEDYAERVFAALHEVPEAVDR from the coding sequence GTGCTGTTCACCGCTGCCCGGTCCGAGGAATGGAAGGAGTTCCTCGCCGACTGCGGCAAGTTCGAGGCGGAGTTGGAGAAGGAGATCCGCATCGGCAAGTTCACCCTGGCCGAGCTGGAAGAGGAGGAGCAGTCGCTGGAGCGGCTGCGGCGCTGGCATCGTGACCTGACGGCCCGCGACGTGTTCGGGGCGCCGGAGGCGGCAAAGGCGGGCAAGCGGCTCAAGGAGTGCGCCGCGGCCTGCGAGGACTACGCGGAGCGCGTCTTCGCGGCTCTCCACGAGGTGCCGGAGGCCGTCGACCGATGA